The sequence AGTTCCAACCCATCCATTGGGCCCGGCATGTGAATGTCCGTGAAAAGCACGTGGATCGAGGTGCCGAACTGCTCCAAAGAGCGTATCGCCTCAATGGCGTTGCCTGCCTCAAAAACTCGC comes from Rhodoligotrophos appendicifer and encodes:
- a CDS encoding response regulator yields the protein MLVVDDEALIRIPVAMFLEDLGWRVFEAGNAIEAIRSLEQFGTSIHVLFTDIHMPGPMDGLEL